A genomic window from Flavobacterium phycosphaerae includes:
- a CDS encoding deoxyhypusine synthase family protein, protein MSKGPISQFIEKNYLHFNAAALVDAAKGYEEHLLDNGKMMITLAGAMSTAELGKSLAEMIRQDKVHIISCTGANLEEDIMNLVAHNSYKRVPNYRDLSPQEEWDLLENHYNRVTDTCIPEEEAFRRLQSHLFHIWNKADKADERYFPHEFMYQMINSGVLEQYYEIDPKDSWMVAAAEKNLPLVVPGWEDSTMGNIFASYCIKGEFKPTTMKSGIEYMMWLADWYPKNSSGKGVGFFQIGGGIAGDFPICVVPMLYQDMEMHDIPFWSYFCQISDSTTSYGSYSGAVPNEKITWGKLDITTPKFIIESDATIVAPLIFAYLLDL, encoded by the coding sequence ATGAGCAAAGGACCAATCAGTCAATTTATAGAAAAAAATTACCTTCACTTTAACGCTGCTGCCCTTGTTGACGCCGCTAAAGGATACGAAGAACACTTACTTGACAATGGTAAAATGATGATTACTTTGGCCGGTGCCATGAGTACAGCCGAATTAGGAAAATCATTAGCAGAAATGATTCGTCAGGATAAAGTGCACATTATTTCTTGTACTGGTGCCAACCTTGAAGAGGACATCATGAACTTGGTAGCTCACAATTCTTATAAAAGAGTTCCGAATTACAGAGATTTATCGCCACAGGAAGAATGGGATTTATTGGAAAACCATTATAACCGTGTTACTGATACTTGTATTCCTGAAGAAGAAGCTTTCCGTAGATTACAATCACATTTATTCCATATTTGGAACAAAGCCGATAAAGCTGACGAAAGATATTTTCCGCATGAATTCATGTACCAAATGATTAACTCAGGTGTATTAGAACAATACTATGAAATCGATCCAAAGGATTCTTGGATGGTAGCAGCCGCTGAGAAAAACTTACCTCTTGTAGTTCCGGGATGGGAAGACAGTACAATGGGAAATATCTTTGCTTCATATTGCATCAAAGGTGAATTCAAACCCACCACGATGAAAAGCGGCATTGAATACATGATGTGGCTAGCCGATTGGTATCCAAAGAATTCTTCCGGAAAAGGAGTTGGTTTCTTCCAAATTGGAGGCGGTATTGCTGGAGATTTCCCGATTTGTGTTGTACCGATGTTGTACCAAGACATGGAAATGCACGACATTCCGTTTTGGAGTTATTTTTGCCAAATTTCAGATTCCACCACAAGTTATGGTTCCTATTCAGGAGCTGTCCCAAATGAGAAAATCACTTGGGGAAAACTTGATATTACCACCCCCAAATTTATTATTGAATCGGATGCTACCATTGTAGCGCCCTTAATTTTTGCTTACTTATTAGATTTATAA
- a CDS encoding flavin reductase family protein has protein sequence MQKYISKEHIVAMEKQNRVHFVNSLGGFKSVVLVGTVDNAGNTNLAVFSSLIHIGANPALMALILRPSPPERDTLNNLLETGFYTINHINEDIYRKAHQTSARYDKDVSEFDETGLTPIYKQEFQAPFVAESFVQIGLTFKEKIDIKINNTIMVIGEITEVFVPQNCMSKDGFLDIEKANTITCSGLDSYHTTKRLDRLSYAKPGKEITSLISDYFE, from the coding sequence ATGCAAAAGTACATTTCCAAGGAACATATAGTAGCTATGGAAAAACAAAATCGAGTTCATTTTGTAAATAGTTTGGGAGGTTTTAAAAGTGTAGTGCTTGTCGGAACAGTTGATAATGCAGGAAATACAAACCTTGCTGTTTTTAGCTCTTTGATTCATATTGGAGCTAATCCGGCTTTGATGGCGCTAATTTTAAGACCAAGTCCACCGGAGCGTGATACCTTGAATAATTTGTTGGAAACGGGATTTTATACCATCAACCATATCAACGAAGACATATACAGAAAAGCTCATCAAACATCGGCTCGATATGATAAGGATGTTTCTGAATTTGATGAAACCGGCCTGACGCCTATTTATAAACAAGAATTTCAAGCACCTTTTGTAGCCGAAAGTTTTGTACAAATTGGTTTGACTTTTAAAGAGAAAATCGATATCAAAATAAATAATACAATTATGGTCATTGGTGAAATTACCGAGGTGTTTGTGCCGCAAAATTGTATGAGTAAAGACGGATTTTTGGATATAGAAAAAGCCAATACTATTACTTGTTCAGGTTTGGATAGTTATCACACTACAAAACGTTTAGATAGATTGAGTTATGCCAAACCGGGCAAAGAAATAACCAGCTTAATTTCTGATTACTTTGAGTAA
- a CDS encoding DNA primase, whose product MRRIIVDYAKLTGDILNLLVEKFPEGYDDSDIIRFRNAQNELVEAVEVRTEDTIYLVKVSTKLASRMEKFDEEDDLDSVIEPIEPIKGIDDDEDAITADEDDEEVDLLKDGGGSDDTDADDDDEEDFDDSDNNLEDEDDEE is encoded by the coding sequence ATGAGAAGAATTATTGTAGACTATGCTAAACTAACCGGAGACATACTAAATTTATTAGTAGAGAAATTCCCAGAAGGGTATGATGACTCGGATATCATTCGTTTTAGAAATGCACAAAACGAATTGGTTGAAGCCGTAGAAGTACGAACTGAGGATACTATTTACTTAGTAAAAGTTAGTACTAAATTGGCTAGTCGAATGGAGAAATTTGACGAAGAAGATGATCTTGATTCGGTAATCGAGCCAATTGAGCCAATCAAAGGAATTGATGATGATGAAGATGCCATCACCGCGGATGAAGATGACGAAGAAGTTGATTTATTAAAAGACGGTGGCGGTTCAGATGATACTGATGCAGATGATGACGATGAAGAAGATTTTGATGATTCCGACAATAATTTAGAGGACGAAGACGACGAAGAATAG
- a CDS encoding DinB family protein, whose protein sequence is MKPSQLQPDEFAGHFSTYINQVSDEYTLTEELEISVHRFIKFVQNIPMDKFDYRYAEGKWTIKDIILHLIDAERIFVYRALRFARNDKTALPSFDENDYVDEANANKRSLQDLLTELLIVRQGTLALFKSFSEEELMRKGTASNNPMSVRALGFTIIGHQNHHQRIFQERYLN, encoded by the coding sequence ATGAAACCATCACAATTACAACCTGACGAGTTTGCCGGACATTTTTCAACATACATCAATCAAGTTTCCGACGAATACACATTAACAGAAGAACTGGAAATTTCGGTTCATCGTTTCATAAAGTTTGTCCAAAATATCCCTATGGACAAATTTGACTACCGTTATGCCGAAGGCAAATGGACTATCAAAGACATCATCCTGCACCTTATTGATGCGGAACGAATTTTTGTTTACCGAGCTTTGCGTTTTGCCCGTAACGATAAAACCGCTTTACCAAGCTTTGACGAAAATGACTATGTAGATGAAGCCAATGCCAATAAAAGAAGCCTACAGGATTTACTAACCGAATTGCTAATTGTAAGACAAGGAACTTTAGCTTTATTCAAGTCATTTTCAGAAGAAGAATTGATGCGAAAAGGTACTGCTTCAAACAACCCAATGTCGGTAAGAGCTTTAGGATTCACTATCATTGGCCATCAAAATCATCACCAACGAATTTTTCAGGAACGCTATTTAAATTAA
- a CDS encoding TIGR03643 family protein: protein MPITVKTNLDDVAIDRIIEMAWEDRTPFEAIQFQFGLAEADVKALMKRELKFSSYKLWRERVENCKTKHLAKRVKGIDRFKCNLQRAISNNKISKR from the coding sequence ATGCCAATTACTGTAAAAACTAATTTAGATGACGTGGCTATCGACCGAATTATTGAGATGGCCTGGGAAGATCGAACTCCGTTTGAAGCCATACAATTTCAGTTTGGTTTAGCTGAAGCTGATGTAAAAGCATTGATGAAACGAGAGCTTAAATTCAGCAGTTATAAACTTTGGAGAGAACGTGTTGAAAACTGTAAAACAAAGCATTTGGCCAAGCGTGTAAAAGGAATCGACCGATTTAAATGCAACTTGCAACGGGCTATTTCTAACAATAAAATTTCTAAACGATAA
- a CDS encoding DUF2452 domain-containing protein: MGKERPDAVVFSDEQGYNARLLPYASNVGAPVIKMDDLVSWKSRGITSVNKEFEQKFNELKSQYQKLMEEYEWNELVYNARFSFEPVIGEIYHLYRGDDGINFLSLISPEEWNKEHIGTFKLNSDKKWIVLH; this comes from the coding sequence ATGGGAAAAGAACGACCTGATGCTGTAGTGTTTTCGGATGAACAAGGGTACAATGCTCGTTTACTGCCTTATGCTTCCAATGTTGGAGCACCGGTAATCAAAATGGATGACCTTGTATCTTGGAAGAGTAGGGGTATAACCAGCGTCAATAAAGAGTTTGAACAAAAGTTCAATGAGCTTAAAAGTCAATACCAAAAATTGATGGAGGAATATGAATGGAATGAACTAGTGTACAATGCCAGATTTTCTTTTGAGCCGGTGATTGGCGAAATTTATCATCTGTACAGAGGCGATGACGGCATAAATTTTCTGTCTCTGATTTCTCCCGAAGAATGGAACAAAGAACATATTGGAACATTCAAACTGAACAGCGATAAGAAATGGATAGTCCTTCATTAA
- a CDS encoding type III PLP-dependent enzyme domain-containing protein — translation MNTKYFDLINQTFYFPQEEFTLNKDTLQFHNIDLMKLVEQYGTPLKFTYLPAISNNINKAKGWFRKSMEKNKYDAKYYYCYCTKSSHFKFIMNEAFKNNIHIETSSAYDINIVEKLMEEGKINKNTYVVCNGFKRDEYVSNIARLINNGHPKTVPVIDNYEELDLLQEQIKGKFKIGIRIAAEEEPKFEFYTSRLGIGYKDIVPFYRKQIQENKQVELKMLHFFINTGIRDTAYYWNELLKCMKVYIALKRECPTLDSLNIGGGFPIKNSLAFEYDYQYMIDEILNQIKIACDEAEVDVPHIFTEFGSFTVGESGGAIYQVLYQKKQNDRENWNMIDSSFITTLPDTWAINKRFVMLAVNRWNDTYERVLLGGMTCDSDDYYNSEQHMNAVYLPKYNKEKPLYIGFFNTGAYQETIGGFGGLHHCLIPQPKHILIDRDENGILATEVFSEQQSSEDVLKILGYGKQ, via the coding sequence ATGAACACTAAATATTTCGACTTAATCAATCAAACGTTCTACTTTCCACAAGAAGAATTTACGCTTAACAAAGATACACTACAATTTCACAACATCGATTTGATGAAATTGGTAGAACAATACGGCACGCCTTTAAAATTCACTTATTTGCCGGCTATTTCCAACAACATCAATAAAGCCAAAGGTTGGTTCAGAAAGTCGATGGAAAAAAACAAGTACGATGCCAAATATTACTATTGCTATTGTACCAAAAGCTCGCATTTCAAGTTCATCATGAATGAGGCTTTTAAAAATAATATTCACATCGAAACTTCTTCGGCCTATGACATCAACATAGTCGAGAAATTGATGGAAGAAGGCAAAATCAATAAAAATACCTATGTAGTTTGCAACGGTTTTAAACGTGATGAATATGTAAGTAACATTGCCCGTTTAATCAATAATGGTCACCCTAAAACGGTTCCGGTAATTGATAATTATGAGGAATTGGATTTACTACAAGAGCAAATTAAAGGCAAATTCAAAATAGGAATCCGTATTGCCGCTGAAGAAGAACCAAAATTTGAGTTTTATACTTCGCGTTTGGGCATAGGCTATAAAGACATCGTTCCGTTTTACAGAAAACAAATTCAGGAAAACAAACAAGTGGAACTGAAAATGCTTCACTTTTTCATCAACACCGGGATTCGCGACACGGCTTACTATTGGAACGAATTGTTGAAATGTATGAAAGTATACATCGCTTTAAAAAGAGAATGTCCAACTTTGGACAGCTTAAATATAGGCGGTGGTTTCCCCATTAAAAATTCGTTGGCGTTTGAGTACGATTACCAATATATGATTGATGAGATTTTGAACCAAATCAAAATTGCCTGCGACGAAGCCGAAGTAGATGTTCCTCATATCTTTACTGAATTTGGTTCGTTTACGGTGGGTGAATCCGGAGGAGCGATATACCAGGTTTTGTACCAAAAGAAACAGAACGACAGAGAAAATTGGAACATGATTGATTCTTCTTTCATCACAACATTACCCGATACTTGGGCGATTAACAAGCGCTTTGTTATGCTGGCCGTAAACCGTTGGAATGATACTTACGAAAGAGTATTGCTTGGCGGAATGACCTGCGATAGCGATGACTATTACAACTCTGAGCAGCACATGAATGCTGTATATTTGCCCAAATACAATAAAGAAAAACCATTATACATAGGTTTCTTCAACACCGGTGCTTATCAGGAAACCATTGGCGGTTTTGGCGGATTGCACCACTGTTTGATTCCACAACCCAAACATATTTTGATAGACCGTGATGAAAACGGAATTTTGGCTACCGAAGTTTTCTCGGAACAACAAAGTTCAGAAGATGTCTTGAAAATATTGGGATACGGAAAACAATAG